From one Cetobacterium somerae ATCC BAA-474 genomic stretch:
- a CDS encoding Txe/YoeB family addiction module toxin has product MLNILFTPNAWEDIQELEKEDKKLYQKAKKMITESARDPLNRSGKAEKLKGKNFEGCYSKRIDKKHRIIYKFNEGELIILACFGHYD; this is encoded by the coding sequence ATGCTTAATATTTTATTTACTCCAAATGCTTGGGAAGATATACAAGAGTTAGAAAAAGAAGATAAAAAATTATATCAAAAAGCTAAAAAAATGATAACTGAAAGTGCAAGAGATCCACTTAATAGAAGTGGAAAAGCAGAAAAGTTAAAAGGCAAAAATTTTGAAGGTTGTTATTCAAAAAGAATTGATAAAAAACATAGAATAATCTACAAGTTTAATGAAGGAGAATTAATTATTTTGGCTTGTTTTGGACACTATGATTGA